The Geoglobus acetivorans genome window below encodes:
- a CDS encoding DUF460 domain-containing protein — protein sequence MKIIGVDIIKGSATAKSRYAAYFISDGSEWSKEVSKHRLLKYIKEIRPDIVAVDNIFELFESRRELVSFLKSIPPSTDIVQTAGKQSLPALAKRYGIRMDPKNPFDEAKASALLAKYGVGEIVSVFTDKTVIKVSRNRSLGKGGWRQNKYRRKVHDSVRAVFREIKKILDEKGLEYVEEIRRGYGGISRGILIVNSPRENVPINSFRLRDVQVNVSAVEKEKIEFIPMKKHTRYTIVGIDPGTTVGVAVLDLNGHVISVKSKKGWSYSEVTEFILSHGKPVIIATDKKNAPEYVQKMRASFNCTLYTPKEDLPVEKKVLTSSYQPFNDHERDALASAIDAFNAYRNKFRNIEKRIPEGFDFEEIKAGIIKGMSLKSLIEKSEFHEPSKEKTEPRFDLEEIKRRDRLIAELKEENRRLSTQIRELKKEIERLQDKIHKIASEEYRKVRELNHIKSLEGEIKTLKKVIADKDRTIRELESKIEELRSIKYLEFRGWKAIKTLRKFTKEEIERLISTIGLDEGEVVYISDAGGGGKSAAELLVNRRIKAVLFSGEMSHYAKEVFERSKIPIIDLERLETKQFEDFILVRADRLDAEIQRAIEEIEKRTLNRLEEMILDYRNRRKMF from the coding sequence ATGAAAATTATCGGGGTTGACATAATAAAAGGTTCTGCAACAGCAAAATCGAGATATGCTGCATATTTCATAAGTGATGGCTCGGAATGGAGCAAGGAGGTTTCAAAACACCGGCTTTTGAAATACATAAAGGAAATAAGGCCCGATATTGTAGCTGTCGACAACATCTTCGAACTGTTTGAGAGCAGGAGGGAGCTTGTGTCTTTCCTCAAATCCATCCCTCCATCCACTGACATCGTTCAAACTGCAGGCAAGCAGTCTCTTCCAGCTTTGGCAAAGAGATACGGGATAAGAATGGATCCGAAAAATCCGTTTGATGAGGCAAAAGCATCGGCTCTTCTTGCAAAATACGGTGTCGGAGAGATAGTTTCGGTTTTCACGGACAAGACCGTGATAAAGGTTTCGAGAAATAGGAGCCTGGGGAAAGGAGGATGGAGGCAGAACAAATACAGGAGGAAAGTTCACGACAGTGTAAGGGCTGTCTTCAGAGAGATAAAAAAGATTCTGGATGAAAAGGGGCTTGAGTATGTTGAAGAAATTAGGAGAGGATATGGGGGCATAAGCAGGGGAATTCTCATCGTCAACAGTCCCAGAGAAAACGTTCCAATCAACTCGTTCAGGCTGAGAGATGTCCAGGTCAATGTCAGTGCCGTTGAAAAGGAAAAAATCGAATTCATTCCAATGAAAAAGCACACCAGGTACACGATTGTCGGAATCGATCCCGGCACCACAGTTGGTGTTGCAGTTCTCGACCTGAACGGCCATGTCATATCTGTAAAAAGCAAAAAAGGCTGGAGCTATTCAGAGGTTACAGAGTTCATACTGTCTCACGGAAAGCCCGTCATAATCGCCACGGATAAAAAAAATGCCCCGGAATACGTTCAGAAAATGAGGGCCTCCTTTAACTGCACCCTGTACACACCAAAAGAGGACCTGCCTGTGGAAAAGAAGGTTCTCACCTCATCTTACCAGCCATTCAACGACCACGAAAGAGACGCTCTTGCCTCCGCAATCGATGCATTCAATGCATACAGAAACAAGTTCAGAAATATAGAAAAACGCATTCCTGAAGGATTCGATTTTGAAGAGATAAAGGCCGGGATCATCAAGGGAATGAGCCTTAAATCCCTTATTGAAAAGAGTGAATTCCATGAACCGTCTAAGGAGAAAACTGAACCCCGGTTTGATCTGGAAGAGATAAAGAGGAGAGACAGGCTCATTGCTGAACTTAAAGAGGAAAACAGAAGACTCAGCACTCAAATCAGAGAATTGAAAAAGGAAATTGAGAGGTTACAGGATAAAATCCACAAAATCGCCAGTGAAGAGTACAGAAAGGTAAGAGAGCTGAACCACATCAAATCGCTCGAGGGTGAAATAAAAACCCTGAAAAAGGTTATCGCCGACAAGGACAGAACAATCAGGGAGCTTGAAAGTAAAATAGAAGAGCTCAGAAGCATAAAGTATCTCGAGTTCAGAGGATGGAAGGCGATAAAAACACTGAGGAAGTTCACAAAGGAGGAGATAGAGAGGCTGATATCCACCATAGGCCTTGATGAGGGCGAGGTTGTGTACATTTCCGACGCCGGTGGTGGAGGAAAAAGTGCCGCCGAACTGCTGGTAAACAGAAGGATAAAGGCAGTGCTGTTCTCAGGCGAGATGTCCCATTACGCAAAAGAAGTTTTTGAAAGGAGCAAGATCCCAATAATTGACCTCGAGAGGCTCGAAACAAAGCAGTTTGAGGATTTCATTCTTGTGAGAGCCGACAGGCTTGATGCAGAAATCCAGAGAGCCATAGAAGAGATTGAAAAGAGGACACTGAACAGGCTTGAGGAAATGATACTCGATTACAGAAACAGGAGAAAAATGTTTTAA
- a CDS encoding RIO1 family regulatory kinase/ATPase: MQDLIELYRGLDRKDECILNAIFDNMWDFEYVPVHAIARECGISEEKIELALKKLGGMRITENKYTEYLGASFTFKGLSVFSLKRLVNKNAVSMLGNIMGEGKESVVYNAMSERYGEVVVKFHRVGYPSFKKVKEKRDYGSLHYTVLTVRSAKREYNALKKLYGYASVPQPVAWEGNAVVTRLIDAKELFRVKISNPGDVLDMILEEIKKMYARGIIHGDLSQFNILVNSDGVWIIDFPQSVDTKDPMAQEYLERDVKNVLDYFERTYRLKKDLKEVMKYIKDET, from the coding sequence GTGCAGGACCTGATTGAGCTTTACAGGGGACTTGATAGAAAGGATGAATGCATCCTCAACGCCATTTTTGACAACATGTGGGATTTTGAGTATGTCCCCGTTCATGCCATCGCCAGAGAATGTGGAATTAGCGAGGAAAAGATAGAACTCGCGTTGAAAAAACTCGGTGGGATGAGAATAACTGAAAACAAATATACTGAATACCTCGGAGCGAGCTTTACGTTCAAGGGTCTTTCGGTTTTCTCACTCAAACGGCTGGTGAATAAAAACGCAGTATCGATGCTGGGCAACATCATGGGAGAGGGAAAGGAGAGCGTTGTGTACAATGCAATGTCGGAGAGATACGGCGAGGTCGTCGTGAAGTTCCACAGAGTCGGATATCCGAGCTTCAAAAAGGTCAAGGAAAAGAGGGATTACGGAAGCCTCCATTACACAGTTCTTACAGTGAGGTCTGCAAAAAGAGAATATAATGCCCTGAAAAAGCTTTATGGATATGCCAGCGTTCCCCAGCCGGTTGCATGGGAGGGGAATGCCGTTGTTACAAGACTCATAGATGCCAAGGAACTTTTCAGGGTGAAAATATCGAATCCGGGAGATGTACTTGACATGATTCTGGAAGAGATCAAAAAAATGTATGCCCGTGGCATAATCCACGGAGATTTGAGTCAGTTCAACATTCTCGTTAATAGCGATGGTGTCTGGATAATCGATTTTCCGCAATCTGTTGACACCAAGGACCCGATGGCCCAGGAATATCTCGAACGAGACGTGAAAAACGTTCTCGATTACTTTGAGAGAACATACAGATTGAAAAAAGATTTAAAAGAGGTCATGAAATATATTAAAGACGAAACATGA
- a CDS encoding TIGR00269 family protein: MNCSYCNRKAVYFQRHSGKHLCRKHFVENFLKRVKRSIRKYRMVRRNERIAVALSGGKDSVVLAQVLKTLYGERRDIELHAITVDEGIEGYRPPTVEISERLCRELDIEHHVVSFRDEIGLELDEIVKKGNRNACSYCGVFRKYLLNKKAKEIGATKLATGHNLDDETQTILLNFLQSDIERMARLVPSRVQKGLVMRIKPLREIYEREIVVYALLHNLPVSLEECPYSREPVRAAVRDFLYEFENKYPGRKFSIMRSFETLLPCLWEMYPQIDLNSCELCGEPTPRRICQACELKRELGLI, encoded by the coding sequence GTGAACTGTTCCTACTGTAACAGGAAGGCCGTGTACTTTCAGAGACACTCAGGAAAACACCTGTGCAGAAAGCACTTTGTTGAAAATTTTCTGAAACGTGTAAAGAGAAGCATCAGGAAATACAGAATGGTTCGAAGAAACGAGAGAATTGCGGTGGCACTGAGCGGTGGAAAGGATAGTGTGGTGCTGGCACAGGTTTTAAAAACTCTCTACGGTGAGAGAAGGGACATTGAGCTTCATGCGATAACGGTTGATGAGGGTATCGAGGGCTACCGCCCCCCAACAGTTGAGATTTCCGAGAGACTCTGCAGGGAGCTTGATATCGAGCATCATGTCGTATCATTCAGGGATGAAATAGGACTTGAGCTGGATGAGATAGTTAAAAAGGGGAACAGAAACGCATGCTCATACTGCGGGGTTTTCAGGAAGTACCTTTTGAACAAAAAAGCGAAGGAAATTGGAGCCACGAAACTTGCCACAGGCCACAATCTTGACGATGAGACTCAGACAATTCTGCTCAATTTTCTCCAATCTGACATCGAGAGAATGGCGAGACTTGTTCCCTCCAGAGTTCAGAAGGGGCTTGTGATGAGAATTAAGCCCCTGAGGGAGATTTACGAGCGGGAAATTGTGGTGTATGCTCTGCTGCACAATCTTCCCGTCTCGCTTGAGGAATGTCCGTACAGCAGAGAGCCTGTGAGGGCTGCAGTAAGGGATTTTCTATACGAATTTGAAAACAAATATCCTGGCAGGAAGTTCTCGATTATGAGGAGTTTTGAGACACTCCTCCCGTGTCTGTGGGAGATGTATCCCCAGATTGATCTGAATAGCTGCGAGCTTTGCGGAGAACCAACCCCCAGAAGAATATGTCAGGCATGTGAGCTGAAGAGAGAGCTTGGTCTAATTTGA
- a CDS encoding DUF373 family protein, producing MKLIIVIDRDDDIGRKTEFKTPIVGRKASMDAAIQLGITDPEDSDLNTIFGAIKIYDRMKTEGEDVEIAIISGDENVGVISDSRIAEQVDYLKKKFNASNVILVTDGSEDEFVIPIISSRFKVDAVNRIVVKQSKSLESTYYLIKKMFEDPKIAKATLSPLGIILLIFSIFSLLGLRDIGYGTIVFFIGSYLLLKAYGMDYAIEDYFSTIKNSLLEGRFSFITYIVSLILVIVGIIQGLNSVWKLLNSPVAAGAVYLITTFIYGSLWWTIAGGVSIIVGRIFDAFIEKKPMRRYISMMFLLFSAGLIFWGGSVYIISSTEAYAHLRENALYYFMMALFGAFVSGIIGVLPIRYYSSKDSN from the coding sequence ATGAAATTGATTATAGTTATCGACAGGGACGATGACATTGGAAGGAAAACGGAGTTCAAAACGCCCATAGTGGGAAGAAAGGCCAGCATGGATGCGGCAATCCAGCTCGGGATTACTGACCCTGAAGACAGTGACCTGAACACGATATTCGGAGCAATAAAGATCTACGACAGGATGAAAACGGAGGGCGAGGACGTCGAGATAGCGATCATTTCTGGGGACGAGAATGTGGGCGTCATATCTGACTCGAGAATAGCGGAGCAGGTGGATTATCTCAAAAAGAAGTTCAACGCCAGCAATGTCATCCTCGTTACTGATGGAAGCGAGGACGAATTTGTAATTCCGATAATATCCTCAAGATTCAAGGTTGATGCCGTGAACAGAATAGTTGTCAAGCAGAGCAAGAGTCTCGAAAGCACGTATTACCTGATCAAAAAAATGTTTGAAGACCCAAAAATCGCAAAGGCCACGCTGTCACCACTTGGCATAATACTGCTGATATTCTCAATATTCTCTCTGCTCGGATTGAGAGATATTGGGTACGGGACTATCGTGTTCTTCATAGGGTCATACCTGCTGCTTAAGGCGTACGGTATGGATTACGCAATTGAAGACTACTTCTCGACCATAAAGAACTCCCTGCTCGAGGGGAGATTCTCATTCATCACATACATAGTTTCGCTCATACTCGTCATTGTCGGTATTATTCAGGGCCTCAACAGCGTCTGGAAGCTTCTAAACAGCCCTGTTGCGGCAGGGGCCGTTTACCTCATAACCACGTTCATCTATGGCAGTCTGTGGTGGACGATTGCAGGAGGGGTCAGCATAATAGTCGGAAGGATATTCGATGCATTCATTGAGAAGAAACCCATGAGAAGATACATATCCATGATGTTTCTCCTGTTTTCAGCCGGTCTGATTTTCTGGGGAGGTTCGGTATACATAATCTCGTCAACGGAGGCCTATGCACATCTGAGGGAGAACGCACTTTACTACTTCATGATGGCACTTTTCGGAGCTTTTGTATCCGGAATAATAGGGGTTCTGCCCATCAGGTACTATAGCTCAAAAGATTCAAATTAG
- a CDS encoding 2-oxoacid:acceptor oxidoreductase family protein, giving the protein MREVSVICRGGQGGITFARILARAGLYEGYYTQAMPQFGAERRGAKVMAHLRVSETPIRKRSKISRPDILVVFDDRLDFEVSASELVVVNTDKELNNPGTIAINASSIALNFGLVVAGWPVVNSAMSDAFSA; this is encoded by the coding sequence ATGAGGGAAGTTTCCGTAATATGCAGGGGCGGACAGGGTGGCATAACCTTTGCAAGAATACTTGCGAGGGCCGGACTTTATGAAGGCTACTACACCCAGGCCATGCCCCAGTTCGGTGCTGAGAGAAGGGGGGCGAAGGTCATGGCTCATCTGCGTGTGTCAGAAACGCCCATAAGAAAAAGGTCAAAGATATCCCGGCCAGACATACTCGTGGTTTTTGATGACAGGCTGGATTTTGAAGTGAGTGCCTCAGAGCTTGTTGTCGTGAACACCGACAAGGAACTCAATAATCCCGGAACGATTGCCATAAATGCGAGCTCCATAGCTCTGAATTTTGGTCTGGTTGTGGCAGGATGGCCCGTCGTCAATTCGGCAATGAGCGATGCATTCTCTGCATGA
- a CDS encoding twin-arginine translocase TatA/TatE family subunit has protein sequence MFGWGEMGLVIILALLLLGPDNMVDAARKMGRLYAEYKKARRRLELEILYGFSPPDESILQKVNEVREKSITESVRKNIVEFEQPKDINNRESSSSESEVKQ, from the coding sequence ATGTTTGGCTGGGGAGAGATGGGGCTCGTGATAATCCTCGCACTGCTCCTGCTGGGCCCCGACAACATGGTCGATGCGGCAAGGAAAATGGGCAGGCTTTATGCAGAGTACAAAAAAGCCCGTAGAAGGCTTGAACTCGAAATACTGTACGGGTTCAGCCCCCCGGATGAATCCATTCTTCAGAAGGTGAATGAGGTCAGAGAGAAGTCCATTACCGAGTCTGTCAGGAAAAATATTGTTGAATTCGAGCAACCTAAAGATATAAATAATCGTGAATCGAGTAGTTCTGAAAGTGAGGTGAAACAATGA
- a CDS encoding twin-arginine translocase TatA/TatE family subunit, whose amino-acid sequence MIGGVGPNELLLILLIAVLLFGANKLPELARSIGKASGEFKKAQREAELELVEFEKSLREGKYENREKEKREKLEEMARALKIDPEGKSDDELLEEIRKAIPKEKAEP is encoded by the coding sequence ATGATTGGTGGAGTCGGACCCAACGAACTGTTGCTGATTCTTCTGATTGCTGTGCTGCTGTTCGGGGCAAATAAGCTCCCTGAGCTGGCAAGAAGCATAGGTAAAGCCTCAGGCGAGTTCAAGAAGGCCCAGAGAGAGGCAGAGCTTGAGCTCGTGGAGTTCGAGAAAAGCCTCAGGGAAGGAAAATACGAAAACAGGGAAAAGGAGAAAAGAGAAAAGCTTGAGGAAATGGCAAGAGCGCTGAAAATCGATCCCGAAGGTAAAAGCGATGACGAACTCCTCGAGGAGATAAGAAAGGCAATTCCAAAAGAGAAGGCTGAGCCTTAA